The following are encoded together in the Anaerostipes caccae L1-92 genome:
- a CDS encoding PTS sugar transporter subunit IIA — MIWEDLKEELVLTDLDAESSGEVFERLGKTLIEEGYCRDSYIDALKTREKDFPTGVNMGGVGIAIPHTDKSHVYKGAVAIGILKKPVKFYQMGTTDEVVMARLVFMLAVDDPEEHLVFLQRILQVLQDSNTLKQLTECTKKQDVIHIIKEKEQSLS; from the coding sequence ATGATTTGGGAAGATTTAAAAGAGGAACTGGTGCTTACGGATCTCGATGCCGAAAGCTCCGGGGAAGTCTTTGAGCGTCTGGGAAAGACACTGATAGAGGAAGGTTACTGCAGGGATTCCTATATTGACGCCTTAAAGACAAGGGAAAAGGATTTTCCTACAGGGGTCAACATGGGAGGAGTAGGAATAGCCATTCCGCATACAGATAAAAGCCATGTGTACAAAGGCGCGGTAGCCATCGGAATCTTAAAAAAACCTGTGAAGTTTTATCAGATGGGGACAACAGATGAAGTGGTCATGGCAAGACTGGTATTTATGCTTGCCGTGGACGATCCGGAAGAACATCTGGTATTTTTACAAAGGATTCTGCAGGTGCTGCAGGATTCAAACACACTGAAACAATTGACGGAGTGTACGAAAAAACAGGACGTCATCCACATTATAAAAGAAAAAGAACAGTCACTTTCCTGA
- a CDS encoding PTS sugar transporter subunit IIB produces the protein MSAVNILSVCGSGTVTSSMVAAKLKEKLGERGYSVSTTEARPTEALNLAQSGRFDILAHTSPLPDGDYGIPMVNAFACITGMGEDEFFNQIVEALRSVGK, from the coding sequence ATGTCAGCAGTCAATATTTTATCCGTTTGCGGGTCTGGAACCGTAACATCATCTATGGTAGCGGCAAAATTGAAGGAAAAATTAGGAGAACGGGGATATTCTGTCTCCACTACGGAAGCCAGACCGACAGAGGCATTAAATCTTGCCCAGTCAGGGAGATTTGATATTCTTGCACATACCAGCCCGCTCCCGGACGGGGATTACGGCATTCCGATGGTTAATGCTTTTGCGTGCATTACAGGTATGGGAGAAGATGAATTTTTTAATCAGATTGTGGAAGCACTGAGGTCTGTCGGAAAATAA
- a CDS encoding sn-glycerol-1-phosphate dehydrogenase, whose amino-acid sequence MKVDVNKFLKPCSCGRKHEIIVDDIIIESGAVSRLPEILARDAYKKFQNIVMICDENTYEAAGKTVERLVPGLKKAVLDPENLHANEHGVEAAQKYLDQMGELDLMIAVGSGTIHDISRYHAYEKKIPFFSVPTAASVDGFVSTVAAMTWHGFKKSFTAVSPIVVIADTDIFSRAPMRLTASGAADLLGKYTALADWKITHILMGEYICEEICEMEYQALDALKASLPGLAAGDAKAYEELMYGLLLSGLAMQMTGNSRPASGAEHHMSHLWEMEVLNDYIDFYHGEKVGVGLILASKIYHKAAEKMRGEAFTVKESMPVEEELIRVNFTKLGMYESIIEENTPNLLEEVDSQKLLERKDEIAAVIDEIPSAGELTDMLKEVNGVRTLEDLGFDESFQEKTARLSPYVRARITFMRLLKFYSFYEEVING is encoded by the coding sequence ATGAAGGTAGATGTGAATAAATTTTTAAAGCCGTGCAGCTGCGGCAGAAAACATGAAATCATTGTGGACGATATAATTATAGAAAGCGGGGCAGTCAGCAGACTCCCCGAGATCCTTGCAAGGGACGCATATAAGAAGTTTCAAAATATTGTAATGATCTGTGATGAAAATACTTATGAGGCAGCGGGAAAGACGGTGGAACGCCTTGTGCCGGGTCTGAAAAAGGCAGTCCTTGATCCGGAAAACCTCCATGCCAATGAACATGGCGTGGAGGCGGCACAAAAGTATCTTGACCAGATGGGCGAGCTGGATCTGATGATCGCTGTTGGGTCCGGGACCATCCATGACATCTCAAGGTATCACGCCTACGAGAAAAAAATTCCTTTCTTCTCCGTACCGACGGCGGCCAGTGTGGACGGTTTTGTATCCACAGTAGCAGCTATGACATGGCACGGATTTAAAAAGAGCTTTACTGCCGTATCGCCGATCGTTGTCATTGCGGACACGGATATTTTCAGCAGGGCACCGATGCGGCTGACGGCTTCCGGTGCTGCAGATTTGCTCGGGAAATATACGGCTCTTGCAGACTGGAAGATCACACATATCCTGATGGGAGAATATATTTGTGAAGAAATCTGTGAGATGGAGTATCAGGCACTGGATGCGCTGAAGGCCAGTCTTCCGGGACTGGCAGCCGGCGATGCGAAGGCTTATGAAGAGCTGATGTATGGACTCCTGCTTTCCGGTCTTGCCATGCAGATGACCGGCAACTCAAGACCCGCATCTGGGGCGGAGCATCATATGTCCCATTTGTGGGAAATGGAAGTGCTGAATGATTACATTGACTTTTACCACGGGGAAAAGGTTGGCGTAGGGCTGATCCTGGCTTCAAAAATCTACCACAAAGCGGCAGAGAAAATGCGCGGTGAAGCATTTACAGTGAAAGAATCTATGCCTGTAGAAGAAGAACTGATCAGAGTGAATTTTACTAAGCTTGGAATGTATGAGTCTATCATAGAAGAAAACACACCGAACCTGCTGGAAGAAGTTGACTCACAGAAGCTTTTGGAAAGGAAAGATGAGATCGCGGCGGTGATCGATGAGATCCCTTCAGCCGGAGAGCTTACCGATATGCTCAAAGAAGTGAATGGGGTCAGAACCCTTGAGGATCTTGGCTTTGACGAAAGCTTTCAGGAAAAAACTGCAAGATTGTCTCCTTATGTGAGAGCAAGAATTACCTTCATGAGACTGCTCAAGTTTTATAGTTTTTATGAAGAAGTGATCAACGGTTAG
- a CDS encoding PTS galactitol transporter subunit IIC: MEAILATLKAIIDNFGSAIIVPFIIFIIALIFKVKVQKAFLSALYAGVSLMGFTLILGAFTPIITPMVKNMSQVMAGVTGVNLNTFDVGWQATSVVAFATSAGMIYLGLGILLQTILFLVKWTNIFQPSDLWNNYSYIVWGAMVIFKTHNFILGIACMILLNLYSLLISELVAKRWSKYYNYPNCTIIAMHNVEPAIFAILFDPILNKLGFNKLKLNPKSIEKKIGFLGEPMTLGFFLGMFIGILGSINKLGTIAGWGDILEAAIATSAVMAIFPKIASMFAQAFAPITEAARKFMGKAGDREWYIAVNDAVGYGEPATLTSGLLLIPIMIVVSTILPGNQVLPVVDLLAIPYMVQGLVAVYKGNMSKILVAGTIWFSLGLLMCTYTAPLFTQVAISAGFAIPAGAAMITSFNILGKPMLGFVFLAFLSGNPVFIAIAVIVYAVMFAVFKLKNKEIVAYLDRQAEKNESAEEAGV, translated from the coding sequence ATGGAAGCAATTCTTGCAACACTGAAAGCAATCATCGACAACTTCGGATCGGCAATCATCGTACCATTTATTATTTTCATTATAGCATTGATTTTTAAAGTCAAAGTACAGAAAGCATTTTTATCAGCGCTTTATGCAGGAGTATCCCTGATGGGATTTACTCTGATTCTCGGAGCGTTTACACCGATCATCACACCGATGGTCAAGAATATGTCCCAGGTCATGGCAGGCGTCACAGGGGTAAATTTAAATACGTTTGACGTGGGATGGCAGGCGACCTCCGTCGTTGCCTTTGCAACCAGCGCGGGAATGATCTATCTGGGTCTGGGGATTCTTTTACAGACGATCCTGTTCCTTGTAAAATGGACGAATATTTTTCAGCCGTCGGATCTCTGGAATAACTATTCCTATATTGTCTGGGGCGCCATGGTTATTTTCAAGACCCACAATTTTATTTTGGGAATCGCATGTATGATTCTTTTGAATCTGTACAGTCTGCTCATATCAGAGCTGGTTGCAAAGAGGTGGTCTAAATACTATAACTATCCCAACTGTACCATTATTGCCATGCACAATGTAGAACCCGCGATTTTTGCAATTTTGTTTGATCCGATCTTAAATAAGCTTGGATTCAACAAATTAAAACTGAATCCAAAATCGATAGAAAAGAAAATCGGATTTCTCGGGGAGCCCATGACTCTTGGATTTTTCCTCGGAATGTTTATCGGGATACTGGGAAGCATCAATAAACTTGGAACCATCGCCGGATGGGGTGATATTTTAGAAGCTGCGATAGCTACCAGTGCGGTCATGGCGATCTTTCCTAAAATAGCAAGTATGTTTGCCCAGGCGTTTGCGCCGATCACGGAGGCCGCAAGAAAATTCATGGGCAAAGCAGGTGACAGGGAATGGTATATTGCCGTCAACGATGCGGTCGGCTATGGAGAACCTGCTACTCTTACAAGCGGACTTCTGCTGATCCCTATTATGATCGTGGTTTCTACGATCCTCCCGGGCAATCAGGTGCTGCCGGTAGTAGATCTTCTGGCTATCCCATATATGGTACAGGGCCTGGTAGCGGTCTATAAAGGAAATATGTCAAAGATTCTTGTAGCCGGAACAATTTGGTTCAGCTTAGGGCTTCTCATGTGTACTTATACAGCTCCGCTGTTTACGCAGGTGGCAATCTCCGCGGGATTTGCGATCCCGGCGGGAGCAGCCATGATTACGAGCTTTAATATTCTTGGAAAACCAATGCTTGGGTTCGTATTCCTTGCATTCCTTTCCGGAAATCCTGTCTTCATCGCGATTGCAGTGATTGTCTACGCAGTCATGTTTGCAGTCTTTAAACTGAAGAACAAGGAGATCGTAGCTTACTTAGACCGTCAGGCGGAAAAAAATGAATCAGCGGAAGAAGCAGGGGTGTAA